One genomic window of Vibrio mangrovi includes the following:
- the hrpA gene encoding ATP-dependent RNA helicase HrpA has translation MTSSQPQPQQPQAQPNSPDTLRHALNECMLKDRFRLNKRIQGANRIKNPKARQAVFDEIAQEIAKSMMTAELRQQSSATLEYPEILPVSQKRDDIARAIENHQVVIVAGETGSGKTTQLPKICAELGRGTYGVIGHTQPRRLAARSVAARIAEETKTSLGDFVGYKVRFNDQISEQTQIKLMTDGILLAEIQHDRFLNQYDTIIIDEAHERSLNIDFILGYLKQLLPRRPDLKVIITSATIDPERFSQHFDGAPIIEVSGRTYPVETRYRPLAGEDDSERDQLDGIFDAVDELCDEGPGDILIFMNGEREIRDTADALSKRNLKHTEIVPLYARLSAGEQNRIFQSHSGRRIVLATNVAETSLTVPGIKYVIDPGTARISRYSYRTKVQRLPIEPVSQASANQRKGRCGRVEAGVCIRLYSETDFQSRPEFTDPEILRTNLASVILQMTALGLGDIEAFPFVEAPDKRNIQDGVRLLEELGAIQTQNQERKKRLTAVGQKLSRLPIDPRLARMVLEAPKWGCLKEVMIITSALSIQDPRERPSDKQQSADDKHRRFYHEESDFLTFVNLWDYVKQQQKSLTGSQFRRQCKSDYLNYLRIREWQDVYFQLHQSMHEMGMKLNEEPGSYQGVHTSILVGLLSHIGIKDLENKEYQGARNARFHIFPASGLFKKQPKWVMSAELVETSKLWARVVAKIQPEWVEPLAQHLIKRSYSEPHWSKKRAAVMAYEKVTLFGIPIVAKRLVNYGPIDSVLSREIFIRSALVEGDWETRHAFFKQNRKLLQEVEELEHKSRRRDILIDDESLFQFYDQRVGTEVVSGRHFDSWWKTACRENPEQLHFEKEMLLRGDASHVTELDYPNFWHQNGIKLKLSYQFEPGDDSDGVTVHIPLAVLNQIEPVGFDWQIPGLRHELVVSLIKSLPKTVRKNFVPAPNYADAFLARTTAMELPLLDALEKELKRMTGVTVLREDWHVEQIPDHLRVTFRAVDHHHKKLRENKDLFELKESLKDKVKETLSQVADDDIEQKGLHTWSFGELPQVYQQKRGGFDVKAYPALVDERDSVAIQLFETEQEQQLAMRGGERRLILLNVPSPVKYLHTNLPNKSKLGLYFNPYGKVLDLIDDCIACGIDKLTEEQGGLVWQAEAFEALKEHVRAELGDTVVDIAKQVEEILTTAYQINKKLKGKVDFTMAFALSDIKAQIEGLIFKGFATECGWKKLPDILRYMRAIERRLEKLPIDPNKDRLHMLKIESVTQDYRELLNKIPKGVAIPENVKEIRWMIEELRVSFFAQQLGTPYPVSDKRIKNAISEC, from the coding sequence TTGACTTCGTCACAGCCTCAGCCTCAACAACCGCAGGCGCAACCCAATTCCCCTGATACACTTCGTCATGCTTTGAACGAATGTATGCTTAAAGACCGGTTTCGTCTGAACAAACGGATTCAGGGGGCAAACAGAATTAAAAATCCCAAGGCCAGACAGGCTGTCTTTGATGAAATCGCTCAGGAAATCGCCAAATCAATGATGACGGCCGAGCTCAGACAGCAAAGTTCTGCGACGTTGGAATATCCGGAAATTCTTCCCGTCAGTCAGAAACGGGATGATATTGCCCGGGCTATTGAAAATCATCAGGTTGTTATTGTCGCCGGGGAAACCGGTTCAGGAAAAACGACCCAGCTTCCCAAAATCTGTGCCGAACTGGGCCGGGGAACTTATGGTGTGATTGGTCACACGCAACCGCGCCGGCTGGCGGCACGCTCCGTTGCTGCGCGAATTGCTGAAGAGACCAAAACATCTCTCGGCGATTTTGTCGGTTATAAAGTTCGCTTTAACGATCAGATATCCGAACAGACTCAGATTAAACTGATGACTGACGGGATACTGCTGGCTGAGATTCAGCATGATCGGTTTCTCAATCAGTACGACACGATCATTATCGATGAAGCGCATGAGCGGAGTCTGAATATTGATTTCATTCTCGGCTACCTGAAACAGCTGTTGCCCAGACGCCCGGACCTGAAAGTTATTATTACGTCGGCAACAATTGATCCTGAACGTTTTTCCCAGCATTTTGACGGTGCACCAATCATTGAAGTTTCCGGAAGAACTTATCCGGTTGAAACCCGTTACCGGCCTTTAGCCGGTGAAGATGACAGCGAGCGAGACCAGCTTGATGGTATTTTTGACGCTGTCGATGAACTGTGTGATGAAGGACCGGGAGATATCCTGATCTTTATGAACGGAGAACGGGAAATCCGGGATACGGCAGATGCACTGAGCAAACGAAATCTGAAACATACCGAGATTGTTCCTCTGTATGCCCGTCTTTCTGCCGGTGAGCAGAACCGGATTTTCCAGTCGCATAGCGGCAGAAGAATTGTGCTGGCGACGAATGTTGCCGAGACTTCTCTGACGGTTCCGGGGATTAAGTATGTGATTGATCCGGGAACCGCCCGAATCAGTCGTTATAGCTACCGGACTAAGGTTCAGCGTTTGCCGATTGAACCGGTATCTCAGGCGAGTGCCAATCAGCGGAAAGGACGTTGTGGCCGGGTTGAAGCCGGGGTTTGTATTCGTCTTTATTCAGAAACCGATTTTCAGTCGCGTCCGGAGTTTACCGATCCTGAGATCCTCAGAACCAATCTCGCATCGGTTATCCTGCAAATGACAGCTTTGGGACTTGGTGATATTGAAGCGTTCCCTTTTGTTGAAGCGCCGGATAAGCGAAATATTCAGGATGGTGTACGCCTGCTGGAAGAATTAGGTGCGATTCAGACGCAGAATCAGGAACGTAAAAAACGTCTGACGGCTGTCGGACAAAAACTCTCCCGTCTACCGATCGATCCTCGTCTTGCCCGGATGGTGCTTGAAGCGCCAAAATGGGGATGTCTGAAAGAAGTCATGATTATTACATCCGCACTGTCGATTCAGGATCCCAGAGAGCGTCCTTCGGACAAACAGCAGTCCGCTGATGATAAACACCGGCGCTTTTACCATGAAGAATCCGATTTTCTGACTTTTGTAAATCTCTGGGATTATGTGAAACAGCAGCAAAAATCCCTGACAGGCAGTCAGTTCCGGCGTCAGTGTAAAAGCGATTACCTGAATTATTTACGCATCCGGGAATGGCAGGACGTCTATTTTCAACTGCATCAGAGTATGCATGAAATGGGGATGAAGCTGAATGAAGAACCCGGTAGTTATCAAGGGGTTCATACGTCGATTCTGGTTGGTCTGCTTTCTCATATCGGGATCAAAGATCTGGAAAATAAAGAATATCAGGGAGCCAGAAATGCCCGTTTTCATATTTTCCCGGCTTCAGGTCTGTTTAAGAAGCAGCCTAAATGGGTTATGTCGGCCGAGTTGGTGGAAACCTCGAAGCTCTGGGCCAGAGTTGTCGCAAAAATTCAGCCGGAGTGGGTAGAACCGCTGGCACAGCATTTGATCAAACGGAGTTATAGTGAGCCGCACTGGTCGAAAAAGCGGGCTGCGGTCATGGCTTATGAAAAGGTTACGTTATTCGGTATACCGATTGTTGCAAAGCGTCTGGTCAATTATGGTCCGATCGATTCGGTTCTCAGCCGGGAGATTTTTATTCGCAGCGCGCTGGTTGAAGGCGACTGGGAAACCAGGCATGCATTCTTTAAACAGAACCGGAAATTGTTGCAGGAAGTCGAAGAGCTTGAACACAAATCAAGACGCCGGGATATTCTGATCGATGATGAGTCCCTGTTCCAGTTTTATGATCAACGGGTCGGAACTGAAGTTGTCTCCGGGCGCCATTTTGATTCCTGGTGGAAAACGGCCTGCCGGGAGAATCCGGAGCAGCTCCATTTTGAAAAAGAGATGCTGCTGAGAGGAGATGCGAGTCATGTCACTGAGCTTGATTATCCGAACTTCTGGCATCAGAACGGTATTAAACTCAAGCTCAGCTATCAGTTTGAACCCGGTGATGACAGCGATGGTGTCACTGTTCATATTCCTTTGGCGGTGTTGAACCAAATTGAACCGGTAGGCTTTGACTGGCAAATTCCGGGGTTGCGTCATGAGCTGGTGGTCAGCTTAATCAAGTCATTACCGAAAACAGTGCGGAAGAACTTTGTACCGGCACCGAATTATGCTGATGCATTTCTGGCCCGGACAACAGCGATGGAGCTGCCATTGCTGGATGCGCTGGAAAAAGAGCTGAAACGGATGACAGGTGTAACCGTATTACGGGAAGACTGGCATGTTGAACAGATTCCTGATCATTTGAGAGTTACTTTCCGGGCGGTCGATCATCACCATAAAAAGCTTAGGGAGAATAAGGATCTGTTCGAACTGAAAGAGAGCCTGAAGGATAAGGTGAAAGAAACCCTGTCACAGGTTGCTGATGACGATATTGAACAGAAAGGGTTACATACCTGGAGTTTCGGTGAACTGCCCCAGGTTTACCAGCAAAAAAGGGGCGGCTTTGATGTAAAAGCCTATCCGGCATTGGTTGATGAACGGGATAGTGTTGCGATTCAGTTGTTTGAAACGGAGCAAGAGCAGCAACTTGCCATGCGAGGGGGTGAACGGCGGCTGATTTTGCTGAATGTTCCGTCTCCGGTGAAGTATCTGCATACGAATTTACCGAATAAATCCAAACTGGGACTTTATTTTAACCCTTATGGCAAAGTGCTGGATCTGATTGATGACTGCATTGCCTGCGGTATCGATAAATTAACCGAAGAGCAGGGCGGGCTGGTCTGGCAGGCTGAAGCTTTTGAAGCGTTAAAAGAGCATGTTCGTGCTGAACTGGGAGATACTGTTGTTGATATTGCTAAACAAGTTGAAGAAATCCTGACAACTGCCTACCAAATCAACAAGAAACTGAAAGGAAAGGTTGATTTTACGATGGCATTTGCACTTTCGGATATCAAAGCTCAGATTGAAGGGCTGATTTTCAAGGGCTTCGCGACGGAATGCGGTTGGAAAAAGCTACCGGATATCCTAAGGTATATGAGAGCAATCGAGCGCAGACTGGAGAAATTACCTATTGATCCGAATAAGGATCGGCTGCATATGCTGAAAATAGAATCGGTGACACAGGACTATCGGGAGTTGTTGAACAAAATCCCGAAAGGTGTGGCAATACCGGAAAATGTTAAGGAAATCCGCTGGATGATTGAAGAATTGCGAGTGAGTTTTTTCGCACAACAGCTTGGAACACCTTACCCGGTTTCTGATAAACGTATCAAAAACGCAATCAGCGAATGTTAG
- a CDS encoding outer membrane beta-barrel protein, with amino-acid sequence MKKTLIGLALLGASTSAFADSWIYGGASVGQSDYKGEHGTAYNVHVGSGILPLIGLEAGFTKFEEIDTSATDKTTASTVYFAIKPSVDFGPLHIYAKGGLHSWDEKVNGAKVDDGVDIMYGVGAEYFLMGPVSVGASYQTYVLGDNDMKTFNLNATFHFL; translated from the coding sequence ATGAAAAAGACATTAATTGGATTGGCACTGCTGGGTGCTTCAACATCTGCCTTTGCAGACTCATGGATTTATGGCGGAGCCTCAGTCGGACAGTCTGACTATAAAGGTGAACATGGTACTGCTTATAATGTCCATGTCGGTTCAGGTATCCTGCCATTGATTGGACTGGAAGCAGGTTTTACTAAGTTTGAAGAGATCGATACGTCTGCGACAGATAAAACCACAGCAAGTACAGTTTATTTTGCGATTAAGCCTAGTGTCGATTTTGGTCCGCTACATATTTATGCCAAAGGCGGACTCCATTCCTGGGATGAGAAGGTCAATGGTGCCAAAGTTGATGATGGTGTTGATATTATGTACGGTGTCGGTGCCGAATATTTCCTGATGGGGCCGGTCTCAGTCGGCGCAAGCTATCAGACTTATGTTCTGGGTGATAATGACATGAAAACTTTCAACCTCAACGCGACATTCCATTTCCTTTAA
- a CDS encoding MarR family winged helix-turn-helix transcriptional regulator: MSLNKKELSNKLFISLGIVHQLTDSFLTKQLAPHGINQSQFHVLTHFSRHKEQPCTISQLAQVMQMNQPGITKVINKLDEMGLIDIEKDAFDGRKKWITVNDKGLEKLAAAYESFAPRMAEMFADWNEQEMIQTLQQIDKLKNWLDNHR; encoded by the coding sequence ATGTCACTCAATAAAAAAGAACTATCCAATAAGTTATTTATTTCATTAGGAATTGTTCATCAACTTACAGACAGTTTCTTAACTAAACAGCTGGCACCACATGGCATAAACCAGTCTCAGTTTCATGTACTGACTCATTTTTCCCGTCATAAGGAGCAGCCATGTACCATCAGTCAGCTTGCACAAGTGATGCAAATGAATCAGCCAGGCATAACCAAAGTCATCAATAAACTTGATGAAATGGGTCTGATTGATATAGAGAAAGATGCATTTGACGGCAGAAAAAAGTGGATCACCGTGAATGACAAAGGACTGGAAAAACTTGCTGCCGCCTACGAGAGCTTTGCACCCCGGATGGCAGAAATGTTCGCCGACTGGAACGAACAGGAAATGATTCAGACATTACAACAGATAGATAAACTGAAAAACTGGCTGGATAACCACAGATAG